CGCTCAATTGTCGGCGGCAAGCCATGCATCCTCATCAAGCTGAAGAAACTTGTTCAACCACTCCAAATCGTAAGTTCCTTCCATGGAGAAGTCTAAGAACTGGTTGACATCGAAGCTACGCTCTGGGATTGCTTCTTCTTTACTACCCTCTTCCACCATTTCCTCAACTGCAGCAACAGCGTCACATGTCTTCTCAGTGATGCTCTTCTGCGGTTGAGTTGATGGAGACTCATCCGATGCTTTCTCCTTCTTATTAATCTTCTTGCTTAAATGAGAGTTCCAGTAGTTCTTTATTTCATTGTCTGTTCGTCCTGGAAGTCTACCAGCAATCAATGACCACCTACACCAAgtcattaattattaaaaacatcaaACGATTagtattttgtttttctttttgttgaACGTCACCTATTGCCAAGTAGTTTATGAAGTCTAAGAATGAGGTCCTCTTCTTCATCTGAAATATTGCCTCTCTTGATGTTGGGTCTCAAATAATTCAACCATCTCAATCTGCAGCTCTTCCCGCATCTTTTTAAACCTGAAGAAGAAGCA
The Manihot esculenta cultivar AM560-2 chromosome 1, M.esculenta_v8, whole genome shotgun sequence genome window above contains:
- the LOC110629665 gene encoding transcription factor MYB3 isoform X2, producing MAPCKNSEASANCKMVMNKGAWTVEEDRKLADYIEVHGAKRWKTIAFKAGLKRCGKSCRLRWLNYLRPNIKRGNISDEEEDLILRLHKLLGNRLPGRTDNEIKNYWNSHLSKKINKKEKASDESPSTQPQKSITEKTCDAVAAVEEMVEEGSKEEAIPERSFDVNQFLDFSMEGTYDLEWLNKFLQLDEDAWLAADN
- the LOC110629665 gene encoding transcription factor MYB3 isoform X1, with amino-acid sequence MAPCKNSEASANCKMVMNKGAWTVEEDRKLADYIEVHGAKRWKTIAFKAGLKRCGKSCRLRWLNYLRPNIKRGNISDEEEDLILRLHKLLGNRWSLIAGRLPGRTDNEIKNYWNSHLSKKINKKEKASDESPSTQPQKSITEKTCDAVAAVEEMVEEGSKEEAIPERSFDVNQFLDFSMEGTYDLEWLNKFLQLDEDAWLAADN